One segment of Leptodactylus fuscus isolate aLepFus1 chromosome 7, aLepFus1.hap2, whole genome shotgun sequence DNA contains the following:
- the CHST1 gene encoding carbohydrate sulfotransferase 1, with translation MQCSWKAVLLLALASIAIQYTAIRTFTTKSFHMCPIPNPNNCSPGQDPTESPDRLCEDGQLITANLSRKTHILILATTRSGSSFVGQLFNQHTDVFYLFEPLYHVQYTLIPKMTPSKSSTDRRVMLGASRDLLRSLYDCDLYFMENYIKPQPVNHTTDRLFRRGASKALCSPPVCDALGPTDIYLEEGDCVKKCGSLNLTLAMESCKDHGHVAIKTVRVPEVNDLRALVEDPRLNLKVIQLVRDPRGILASRSETFRDTYRLWRIWRATGRRPYNLDSTQLTTVCEDFLNSVSTGLSRPLWLKGRYMLLRYEDLARNPMKKMEEIYDFVGIPLDANVERWILNNTRGDQSSAKHKYGTVRNSAATAESWRLTLSYDIVEFTQNACQQVLVQLGYKTVSSSQDLRNLSYSLIEDRAFTPFL, from the coding sequence ATGCAATGTTCTTGGAAGGCTGTCCTCTTACTAGCGCTGGCCTCTATCGCTATACAGTACACAGCCATCCGGACCTTCACCACCAAATCCTTTCACATGTGCCCAATCCCCAACCCAAATAATTGTAGCCCTGGACAAGACCCCACAGAATCTCCTGATCGCCTCTGTGAAGATGGTCAGCTGATAACCGCCAATCTATCCAGAAAGACTCACATCCTTATCTTGGCGACCACTCGCAGCGGATCTTCCTTTGTAGGACAACTCTTTAACCAACACACGGACGTCTTCTATTTGTTTGAGCCACTTTACCATGTCCAGTATACCCTGATACCCAAAATGACTCCCAGTAAGAGCTCCACCGATAGGCGCGTGATGTTGGGCGCAAGCAGAGACCTTTTAAGAAGTCTTTATGACTGTGACTTGTACTTCATGGAGAACTACATAAAGCCACAGCCGGTCAACCATACCACGGACCGGTTATTCCGAAGAGGCGCCAGTAAAGCTCTGTGCTCCCCTCCAGTCTGTGACGCACTGGGACCCACCGACATCTACCTAGAGGAGGGAGACTGCGTCAAGAAATGTGGGAGCCTAAATCTGACTCTGGCCATGGAGTCTTGTAAAGATCATGGACATGTGGCCATCAAAACCGTGCGTGTCCCTGAGGTGAATGACTTACGAGCGCTGGTGGAAGATCCCAGACTGAACTTAAAGGTGATCCAGCTGGTAAGGGATCCACGAGGCATATTGGCTTCTCGTAGCGAGACATTCAGGGACACATATAGGTTGTGGAGGATCTGGAGGGCCACCGGTCGTAGACCATACAACTTAGACTCTACGCAACTGACCACAGTCTGTGAGGACTTCTTAAATTCAGTCTCTACAGGCCTAAGCCGGCCTCTTTGGTTAAAGGGTCGTTACATGCTCTTGAGATACGAAGATCTGGCTAGAAACCCCATGAAAAAGATGGAGGAGATCTACGACTTTGTGGGCATTCCATTGGATGCCAATGTCGAAAGATGGATCCTAAATAACACTCGAGGAGACCAATCCTCTGCCAAACACAAATATGGCACAGTCAGAAACTCTGCCGCAACGGCCGAAAGCTGGAGACTAACGTTATCGTATGACATTGTAGAATTCACCCAGAACGCCTGCCAACAAGTCCTGGTCCAGCTGGGGTACAAAACTGTGAGCTCTTCCCAGGACTTGAGGAACCTTTCCTACAGCCTCATCGAGGACAGAGCTTTTACCCCGTTTTTGTGA